The region CCCGTTCTATGCAAAATTTTACCCTTAAGTCAAAATCCACCACACAATTTGATCAAGATTTGCACTTATAATTTCAGATGTTATCCCTTCCAAGGGAGTCTCCCAACCGGTTGTTAGTGCCCGAAAGTTGTCGCAAAGAAATGGCACAAAGACTTCCCCAGAGGTGTTGCCAATGAGCTGGAGGTGGTTTAGCTATAAGTCGGGAATAAAGGGTCAACACTTGTAAGGGTTAGAGGGAAGGGAATAAAAGTAATCTTCTGGGGTTAACAGGagaatcagagcagaaatgagcaagaacaaaaaaatacaggagaaaaacctcaaagaaaacattttaattctgtTTCGGACCTGCTTTGGATACACATAAACATACGGGGTTGACCTGTCAGTCACAAGCAGACAACAGCAGAGCGTCTTCCTCAGTATACCTGGCCAGGCTTGGTATCTTGGGACCTCTTTAGGACCAAGACTTGACTCTAAACCTTTTCTTACCTTATCACCGTCCCACCTAGGGTGCCAGCTGAAACCGTTAACcgcagattgggacttgaacccatgtgctggggctcaaacccagccaaaacccagttTTGGACTCAAACTCACGTGgctgggaattgaacccagtaaaaaccctgcttgggacttgaacccacgtgGCTGGGACTCAGtcagttttagtcgctcagtccctgtccatcaccaactcccagagattactcaaactcatgtccatctagttggtgatgccatccaaccatctcatgctctgttgtccccttctcttcctgccttcaatctttcccaggatcaggattttttccattaagtcagctcttcgcatcaggtggccaaagtattggagtttcagcttcagcatcagtccttccaatgaacatttaggactgatttcctttaggatggactggttggatctccttgtagtccaagggactctcaagagtcttctccaacaccacagttcaaaagcatcaattctttggcactcagctttctttatagtccaactctcacatccatacatgaccactggaaaaaccatagccttgactagacggacctttgttgacaaagtaatgtctctgctctttaatatgctatctaggttggtcatcactttccttccaaggagtaagagtcttttaatttcatggctatagtcaccatctgcagtgattttggagccccccaaagtaaagtctgccactgtttccactgtttccccatctatttgccatgaagtgatgggaccagatgccatgatctttgttttctgaatgttgagctttaagccaactttttcactctcctctttcactttcatcaagagggcttttagtttttcttcactttctgccttaagggtggtgtcatctgcatatctgagggtattgatatttctcccggcaatcttgattccagattgtgcttcatccagcccagcatttctcatgatgtactctgcatataagttaaataagcagggtgacaatatacgaccttgacatactccttttcctatttggaaccagtttgttgttccacgtccagttctaactgttgcttcctgacctgcatacagatttctcaagaggcaggacaggtggtctagtattcccatctttttcagaattttccacagtttattgtgattcacacagtcgaaggctttggcatagtcaataaagcagaaatagatgtttttctggaactctcttgctttttcggtgatccagtagatgttggcaatttgatctctggttcctctgtcttttctaaaaccagcttgaacatctgaaagttcacggttcacgtatggttgaagcctggctaggagactttgagtattactttactagcatgtgatatgagtgtaactgtgtggtaatttgagcattctttggcattgcctttcttagggattggaatgaaaaatgaccttttccagtcctgtggccaatgctgagttttccaaatttgctggcatattgagtgcagcactttcacagcatcatcttttagaatttgaaatagctcaactggaattctatcacatccactagctttgtttgtaatgatgcttcctaaggcccacttgacttcacattccaggatgtcaggctctaggtgagtgatcacaccattgtgattatctgggtcatgaagatcttttttgtacagtttttctgtgtattcttgccacctcttcttaatatcttctgtttctgttgggtccataccatttctgtcctttattcagcccatctttcatgaaatgttcccttggtatctctaattttttttgaagagatctctagtctttcccattctgtgttttcctctatttctttgcattgatcactgaggaaggctttcttatctctccttgctattctttggaactctgcattcagatgggtatatctttccttttctcctttgcttttggcttctcttcttttcacagctatttgtaaggcctcctccaacagccattttgctttttggcattcctttttcttggggatggtcatgctccctgtctcctgtacaatgtcatgaacctctgtctatagttcttcaggcactctctctatcagatctagtcccttaaatctatttctcacttccactgcataatccttagggatttgatttaggttatacctgaatggtctagtggttttccctactttcttcaatttaagtctgaattttgcagtaaggatttcgtgatctgagccacagtcagcttccggtcttgtttttgctgactgtatagagcttctccatctttggctgcaaagaatataatcaatctgatttcggtgttgaccatccagtgatgtccatgtgtagagtcttctcttatgtcaTTGGAAGagagtgcttgctatgaccagtgcattctcttggcagaactctattaagctttgccctgcttcattttgtactccaaggccaaatttgcctgttactccaggtgtttcttgacttcctacttttgcattccagtcccctataacaaaaaggacatctttttgggatgttaattctagaaggtcttgtaggtcttcatagaaccgttcagcttcagcttcttcagcattactggtcagggcatagacttggattaccgtgatattgaatggtttgccttgaaaatgaacagagctcattctgtcttctgggactcaaacccagccaaaaccctgctTGGGACTTGGACACACATGACTGGGACTTAAACATAGCCAAATGGTTTCAgaacctaatgaagctcaggttgttgatgtctcatcacagaaagaattcagcgaGAGACAAAGAGATCTTAAGAAGTGAATTTAATCATATACAGAGAGAAGCACACtgcagacagagtgtgggccattgcAAAGAGCACACAGCCTTGAAATTTGGCATGGTTggtttttataggctgggtaatttcatatgctaatcaGTGGGAGGGTTGTTCCACCTATTcttgggagttcagttcagttcagttgctcagtcctgtctgactctgcgacctcatggactgcagcatgtcaggcttccatcaccaactcccggagctcactcaaactcatgtccacctagttggtgatgccatccaaccatctcatcctctgtcatccccttctcctccaccttcaacctttcccagcatcagggtcttttccaatgactgagttctttgcatcaggtggccaaagtattggagtttcagcatcagcatcagtccttccaatgaatattcaggactgatttcctttacctcattttcattctcctcaaaGTTCTTACCACTTCTGGTAACTTCCTCTTTATTGTTCACAGGTTTGTTTTCTCACTATAAGGTGGGTCAGTGACCCCTGACCTTTCCCAGGGGGCTGGAAGAGGAACACAGGGCAAGGTGCGCAGCATACATTATCTGCACAATAAATACTTAAAGAAGAGACAGAAGGGGagcttcctgggtggtccagtgattaagaacctgcctgccaatgcagtggacatgggtttgatccctcatccaggaagatctcacatgccgtggagcaactaagcctgtgtgccccaactactgacaTGCATGCCATCACTGCTGAACCCATGCagggcaactactgaagcccatgcgcctaaagcctgtgctccacaaagaagaggagcccctgctcgctaccactagagaaagcccttgtgcagtaataaagacccagtgcagccaaaaataaataaaatgaaattgaaaaaacaaaagagaagagacCCAAGGAAGGGGTCAGAACTGTAGTCCCAGTGGGAGGAGGTGAACCCAGTGAAGAGAGGTAGGGTGGGTGGTGGGATTCACAAGGAGCCTGGCTAGAAGCAGGTGGGTCCAGTGTCCCATGCAGCCAGGAGCAGTCTCTCCATTGTGTCTCTTTCCTGAGCCTGCCACTGAACTGGCAGTGAGAATCAGTCCGGGGAGGTAatattgttaggggaagcacactggcTGAAACTGCCcttcctggccaggcaccatagtaacatTTGCgtgagttattttatgacaggaggtccttgtaaggaacacggaactaataagccaccaccaaccagaagaatttgATAAAGGTTAAAAGATATCATgtgtccaaccacctcccagaatcctcgctggcatccaccttggctgagcaaggcgtgcaccaccaggaaggactctgagtcagagtcATTGGtcaaagacaacctggaaagtAACCCCATCGCCACAAAACTCAAGActgcaagccacgtggcagagcagttctccagcattcccttaccctcctgctctccacccaggtgccctttcccaatagtctcttgctttgtcagcacgtgtgtctcctcggacagttCCAAATGTTAGACAAGAGCTcactctcaggccctggaagaAGTTCCTCTTCCTGCAACAATATGAGCTGAAGGCAATAGGGAGCCATGGAGGGTGTGTGAGCAGGTGGGGGGATGACGTGAGATGTACCTGATAAAAGCTCTGTAgcggacttccctgctggcccagtggttaagactctgagctcccaatgcagggggtccaggttcgatccctggtcagggaactagatcccacatgctgcaactaagacttggtgcagccaaataaattaataaaaaaaaaaaaaaaaaactatatataaataaataataaaataaaatccagatttagggggaaaaaaaaagctctgaAGCTTCTTCTTCATCCATGCCCTATTTTTACTGGTGTATATTTTCTTCTGGAAATAAGATTTTAAGCGTGAATGTAGACTGATCTGATTTAAAACTTgtaaatcactgtgaaaaaaaaaaaagacctcgaCCTCAAATTCTTTTGCAAAACATTTTATTCCCTGAGGATCTGCTCTCTGCAGTGAGACCCCCCCTTGCCACCGTCCCAATCCCTGTGAAGCCCGTTTCAGACACCTGTTTGAGGGTAGCAGGGTGGGGGGTCACCACTTCACTTGGATCTCCCCAATGGGACAGACACACTGGGGTGGGGGCCAGTCTGAGAACTTAGGTGCCCCAAATACCTGAATATCCCCCTTCTCTGGGCACAAACGTGAGTGTGTATGCAGGACTTGGACCCAGTGAGAACCCCCCTGGCCCCATTACTCTTCCCTGAAATCTTGGGGAGCACAGATGTGGGTGCTGGGCCCTGCCAGGGACACCAGGAACTCTGAGCTCCCATAGCCTGAGAGATAGCCGCCTCCCTCCTCTGCTCAACGTTCCCAGCATTAGAGCGATTGACGCCACAAGCAGGGAGGAGGCAGTCACATTCACAGCCTCTCTGGCCCCTCCCACCATCTGAGGGATCCAAGATCTGGGGAGGCATGGAGAACAGTGACCTCTCCCCAGCTGAAAAGTCCTTCTCCCTTCAGCTATGCGTGGACCCAGAAGTTCTCAACTGGTCTCGAACCATGGCCAGAACTCACCTACCACAGCAGGTTCATGACCAAGAAGACGCTGGCCACTGTTTAGAGTTCAGCCCGTGATGAAAGTCAGGGCTAGGAGGTGGGACATTGAAAAGGAATGGATGTAGCAGCAGTAGCTGGGACCTGAGCAGAAGTGCTTCTGCCCTTAGCAGTCATGGAAAGAGACGGTCCCTCCAGTTGAGAATCTAGGGAGGATGGAACATGGTCTAGGCAGCACCAGGTAGGTTTTCAAGGATGTGTAGGGGCTCGCTGGCCAGATGATTCCCTCATCAAGCCCTCCCTGGTACCCTCCTAGCTGCATCTACTTAGGAGGACAAAGGTCTCAGCTTCCTGGATGGAAGCTGCTGCCTTTTCCATAGGGATGGAGATAGTAGCCTCAAGGCTGGGGGCATTGACACCACCTCAGTAGACCTGTCTCTGCCTGCCACAGGTGAGGTTGGGCTGGCTCAGCGCGTCCCACATGAGCAGCATCTCGTAGGGCAGGAAGCGGTGCACCAGCAGGAGGTCTCGGTAGAAGCAGGGGTCAAAGGAGGACAGGCGGCTGGAAGGGGACTGAACGCCTCCTGTGCGGATACCACTGTGTGAGGCGGGCTCCAGGCCCTCCCGCTTCAGGCACATGCCCAGGAAGACATCATCGATGGGGAAGAGGTCCAGGGCGTGGGAGGCGTGGCGCAGGGCGGTGGCCGTGAAGCGTGACAGCAGGAAGCCACCACCCCCGCAGTAGGGGGGGTAGTGCTCCCCCTCCATGACCACCTTTGGCACGTAGTACTTGCTCCATGGAACCCGGATGGGGCCCACATTGTGGATCAGGTGCCCCACAAAGAGGTGGTGGTCAGGGTTGTGGCTCTGCAGGTAGGCGACCATGTTGTCTGTGTGGGCAAAGACGTCATCATCCCCATTGAGCAGAAAGCTGGCATTGGTGCACCGTGTCCTCTGCCACTGTAGGAAGAGCACCTGCAAGGGGGGGCGGTGGGTAGACAGGGCCTGCGGGCTTGATGCCTGGGCCCCTGGCTTTGGGTCCCTATCGGCCACCCCCCAGTGACCCCCAGTCAGGCTAACCTGGGCTCAGCAATTCACTCTGTGGGGTGATCTTTGCAACCAACAGCCCCTctcggtgcctcagtttccaaCCTCCCAGACAGGACTTGTCATAGGACCTACCTCCTGGAGTGTTGAGGATCTTCAGAAATGACGTACCAAGAAGTGCTTGAAAATTGTCTCATTTACACTTACTGCTATTCTTTCTGACTCTGCCTTGTCAAGCACTGCCATCACAGAATTACTTGTATGGTTCTTATATAACATCTACTTCCCCTAgcatggctcagatgatgaatctgcctgccatgcagaagacccaggctcaatccctgggtctggaagatcccctggagaagttaaTGACTACCTacctcagtatccttgcctggagaattccacggacagaggagcctggcaggcttcagtccacggagttgcaaagagtcagacgtgactgagtgactagcgcTTCAGTACTTCCCCCACCAGACTCTGGACTCCCCCTGGGTGGGAGCTGTGTCTCTCCTATATGCCATCAGCACCCAGGAAGGGGTCAACACTTCGGAGACACTGGATTCATGTTTGTCAAGTTGATGTTCATCACAGGCTTTTATGTTTTGCATTAAGAACGTGGCATATTGAGAGGTTCTGGGTCCTTGGCTTTAGTTACCTTCATAACAACTAAAGCTGCATGCCAGTGCTTGCTCAGTTTCTGCCCTACCTTGAATCCTTAAAACAATTTTAGGAGGCTGGTGTGGTCTTCaaccccatttacagatgagaaaatagaggcTCTCCAGAGAAAGTGCCTTGAGTAAGTTCACACAACAGAGATGGTCTATTGTTCAAGGTCTTGAACCCAGACCTGTCTATActtactatgggcaggaatctgCACTGGGCCCCTTTCAACTTGGATCTCTACTCAGCTTgctccacccctcccaccccccaggctGGTTGGGTCCTTGGAGCCTTTCATTCCGTCTCTGAGCATGGGCAAGATAACCTCTACTTCTCACGGTTTCTCTTCATCAGAAAGGTCTTTGTTGAATATCTACTGCACAGACCTGAGCCTTAGGGGGAGACAGAccagaacaaagaaacaaaatgtgcTCCGTCCCACCGtgggaagtcacttcagtcgtgtccaactctttgcgaccccatggactacagcccaccagctcctcggtctgtgggatttctctggcaagaatactggagtgagttgccatgccctcctccaagggatcttcctgacccagggattgaagccaggtctcttgcatttcctgcattggcaggcgagttctttaccactagctccaccttgGAAACTCTACCTGGCACTGGCCCAGGTACTTTATAATATCTCAGGgccttccctggcgatccagtggttaagactccaagcttctacctcagggggcacaggtttgatcccagatgGAGGAAATTAAGATGCTGCATGCTGcaccaccaaataaataaataaataaaacctcatGTAGTCCTCACTGTAGCCCTCAGAGGTGAATGAGTTCAATTAATACCCCATTTCCttgatgagggaactgaggcacagagaagtgaatGATCACGTAGGGCAAACAGCAAATAAGAcgtttgaacccaggtcatcaAGGCTTGGAGAGCCAGGCTTGCAGGCTCACACCACCCTGTCCTTTCTCCCTGCCTTTCCTGGATAAAGAAGACTTCAGATCACTATGAGGACGGTAGAGGGGGTCTCCAGTACCCCTCGGAGGAGATGGTAGCAACTTTGGGCAGGAAGGACAGGTGGCCCCAAGGAGGTGTCACCCCGCCCCCCCgccgctccccacccccaggcaacCTGCTTCAGCGTGAGGTTGAAGAACGAGTCGTGGAAATCCCACTGCAGGATGTCCCCGTGCGTCCGCGCCTCCATGGCCAACAGCCGGTTGACCTTGCGCGCCTCCAGCGCGTTGGAGTCGGTGCCCAGGAGGAAGAGGCGGCGCAGCCGGGCGCCGAGAATCTGGCGCTCCCGGCCCCACGTGCGCCGCACCAGCTCCCGGCGCTCGTAGTTGCTGGGCGAGGACTTGATCACCAACAGCAGGAAGACAGGGTCCGCACACTTGTCGGGCGGCACTTCCTGCAGCAACGCGAAGTCGCGGCAGTGTTTGTAGAGCAGGAAGTCGCGGATGTGCTGCGGCTGCCCCGCGAAGTCCGGCAGGGCCGCCATGGAGGTGTTGGGCTGgcagggggcgggcgggggccggAAGGGCGGGgagggccggtccgcagccttgGGGGCGCGCGGCGGCTCCTTCAGGCGGGGGCAGCTGGGTGGTGACTGGTGCAGactgaagaagaggaggaggaaggtggcTAGGAGCAGAGCCACGGCCGCCTCTTTCCGCAGGGGACGGGAACACTTCATTGTGGTCCACCGGAGTTCCGGAGTGGTCCGAGGAGACCCCTGCAGACAGTAACACTCGCTGGAGGAGGCAGATGGGCCATGCGCTTTTCCCGAGCTACCTGTGGACCCCAGCACCTGGTTGCAGCCTTACAGTTGCTCAAGTCGGTAAAATGCTGAAACTTACCCCCAgagactccctgccccccacccactccagtaccccaTTTGGCTCTGACTGTTGCCCAGGGCCTGCTGGGGATCAATATTTACAGAGAAAACAGGCATGGAGATGCCAAGGGGAGCCTCCCAGATGCAGTGTGCCCAGAATCCTCGACATCCAAACTGGACCTCTTTATGTTCCAGCCTCAGAGATGGCTCAGGAGCCTcccagagaaagagacagagaactcCCCTTTTAGTAGTTGAAAGCTGCTGGGATCTTTCCCGGATCCCTTTTCACTTGCCCCTCCAGGAAGCTCTGAGCTTCTGATATAACCATCACTCATTCTACATTTTGGTGGCAGGGCactgtatgtgggatcttagttcccccaccagggatcgaacctgtgccccactgtggtggaagcacagagtcttaactcctggccctccagggaagtcccatgactaTTTTTAATGGTCCTGTGAGCTGagcatgggctttcctgatggctcagttggtaaggaatctcctgcaaagcaggaaacccaggtttgattcctgggtcagggagatctcctggagaagggaatggcaatccactcccgcattcttgcctggagaatcccatgatcagcagagcctggtgggctatagttcatggggtcacaaggaattagacatgactgagggactaacacactgAGTTGAATATGGGCCCTGGCTCTTCACAGACCCCTCAGGCTCAGCACGTCTCAAACAATGCTATCTTCTTTGGCAAACTCCTGTTCTTCCTTTAAAGCCCATCTCAAATGATCCattctccaggaagccctctttgACCCCTCAGGAAGAGTTCTGAGACCACCTCTGGCCCCATGGTCCTCTCTGGCTCAGTCATGGTCCCATGAGGGTGTCTGTATCTGACTTTGATTTCTTAAGCTGAGGGCTTCTTGAGCGTCCTGGCATTGCCCAGCATGAGGCAGACGCACAGGGGAAGCAAGGAGTGTCTGAATGAATAATTTATGAATAAAAGTAAGTTCACTTAGTTTCTCTCTGGCAAACACTTGTTCATCTGTCAAAACCCCTCCTCCTAGAAGATTTCCTTTCCCATATCTATGCAGAGCCCTTGGTCTCCTGTTCAGATCctttccccaggcttccctgaact is a window of Muntiacus reevesi chromosome 1, mMunRee1.1, whole genome shotgun sequence DNA encoding:
- the B3GNT3 gene encoding N-acetyllactosaminide beta-1,3-N-acetylglucosaminyltransferase 3; translation: MKCSRPLRKEAAVALLLATFLLLFFSLHQSPPSCPRLKEPPRAPKAADRPSPPFRPPPAPCQPNTSMAALPDFAGQPQHIRDFLLYKHCRDFALLQEVPPDKCADPVFLLLVIKSSPSNYERRELVRRTWGRERQILGARLRRLFLLGTDSNALEARKVNRLLAMEARTHGDILQWDFHDSFFNLTLKQVLFLQWQRTRCTNASFLLNGDDDVFAHTDNMVAYLQSHNPDHHLFVGHLIHNVGPIRVPWSKYYVPKVVMEGEHYPPYCGGGGFLLSRFTATALRHASHALDLFPIDDVFLGMCLKREGLEPASHSGIRTGGVQSPSSRLSSFDPCFYRDLLLVHRFLPYEMLLMWDALSQPNLTCGRQRQVY